CCTCGCCGCCACCGGGCGCACCGCCCCCGCGGTCAACCTCAAGCTGCTGATCGAGGGCGAGGAGGAGTCCGGCTCCCCGAACTTCCGCGCTCTCGTCGAGAGCGCAGCCGACCGCCTCGCCGCCGACGCCGTGATTGTGTCCGACACCGGCATGTGGTCCGAGACGACCCCCACCGTCTGCACCGGCATGCGCGGCCTGGCGGACTGCGAGATCGTGCTGTACGGCCCCGACCAGGACATCCACTCCGGTTCGTTCGGCGGCGCCGTGCCCAATCCCGCCACCGTCGCCGCCCGCCTCGTCGCCGCATTGCACGACGATGAGGAACACGTCACGATCCCCGGCTTCTACGACGGCATCGCGCCGCTCACCGATGCCGAGCGCGAGCTCTTCGCCGAGCTTCCCTTCGACGAGGCGTCGTGGCTCAAAACCGCCAGGTCGCACGGCACCCTCGGTGAGGCCGGATACTCCACCCTGGAGCGCATCTGGGCCCGTCCGACCGCCGAGCTCAATGGCATCGGCGGCGGTTACCAGGGCCCCGGCGGCAAGACGATCATTCCGTCCTCCGCACAGCTGAAGCTGACGTTCCGCCTCGTCGCGGGCCAGGACCCGGAGAAAGTGGAGCAGGCCGTGGGCGACTGGGTCGCGGCCCGCGTCCCGGCGGGCATCCGCCATGAGATCACCTTCGCGGCGTCGACCCGCCCCTGTCTGACCCCGCTGGACCACCCCGCGCTGCAGTCGGTCGTACGGGCCATGAGTCGCGCCTTCGACGGCCGGAAGATCCGCTTCACCAGGGAGGGCGGCTCGGGCCCCGCCGCCGACCTCCAGGACGTGCTGGACGCACCCGTCCTCTTTCTGGGCATCTCCGTACCGTCCGACGGCTGGCACGCGCCCAACGAAAAGGTCGAACTGGACCTGCTCCTCAAGGGCGTGGAGACGACAGCCCACCTGTGGGGCGACCTCGCCGCCGCACTCCGCTGACCTGAACCCAATCCACCCGGGGGAGTTGGAAATAACCGTGAGCACCACAAGCAACGGCACCACGCACCGCCCGATCGGTCTCACCGCGCCGAGCGGTATCGACCGCGAGGCCCACCACCGTCTCGACGAGGCCTGGCTGGCGGCGGCGTGGAGCCACCCGTCGACCCGGGTCTTCGTGGTCTCCGGCGGTCAGGCGCTGATCGACGACACCCCCGACGGCCGCACCGAACTCGTCATGACGCCCGCCTTCGAGGCCCCCGTCACCGAGACCCATCGCTACTTCCTGGGGACGGACGAGGAAGGGGCGCGCTACTTCGCGCTCCAGAAGGACGCCCTGCCCGGGCGTATCGACCAGTCGGCCCGTCCGGCCGGACTGCGCGAAGCGGGGCTGCTGCTCTCACAGCGCGACGCGGGCCTGCTGGTGCACGCGGTCGCGCTGGAGAACTGGCAGCGGCTGCACCGTTTCTGTTCACGCTGCGGTGAGCGCACGGTCATCGCTGCCGCGGGCCACATCCGGCGCTGCCAGGCCTGCGGAGCGGAGCACTACCCCCGTACCGACCCTGCTGTGATCATGCTCGTCACCGACGAGGAGGACCGCGCGCTGCTGGGCAGGCAGGTGCACTGGCCGGAGGGCCGCTTCTCGACGCTCGCCGGCTTCGTGGAGCCAGGCGAGTCGATCGAGCAGTCCGTGCGCCGCGAGGTCTGGGAGGAGGCGGGCGTCTCGGTCGGCGAGGTCGAGTACATCGCCAGCCAGCCCTGGCCCTTCCCGTCCAGCCTGATGCTGGGCTTCATGGCGCGGGCGACGTCCTCCGAGATCAATGTGGACGGTGAAGAGATCCACGAGGCGCGCTGGTTCTCCCGGGAAGACCTGCGGGCCGCATTCGAGTCCGGGGAGGTGCTGCCTCCCTACGGGGTCTCGATTGCGGCCCGTCTCATCGAGCTCTGGTACGGCAAGCCGCTGCCGAAGCCCGGAGAGGTGGCCTAGTCGGCCGACGGGCCCGCTGCCTGCCTGCTCAGACGCTGATCTTCTGCTTGACCTGGGCCAGCGAGGGGTTCGTCAGCGTCGAACCATCCGCGAAGAGCACGGTCGGAACGGTCTGGTTACCCCCGTTGGCCTTCTCGACGAAGGCCGCGGAGTGCGGGTCCTGCTCGATGTTGATCTCGGTGTACGCGATGCCCTCGCGGTCCATCTGGCTCTTCAGCCGACGGCAGTAGCCGCACCACGTCGTGCTGTACATCGTCACAGAACCCTGCATTGTCTCTGCGCTCCTCTGTTCGTCCCGCCGGATCTCGCCGGATCTTTCGCTCGATGCGTGTTCGCACCGGGTATGTGAACGTAGCTGACCTGGCCACCATTCCCGCATAAGTACGACTGCTCTTGTCCCCCTGGGGACAACGGCCGCACCCATCTCCGCCGACCTGGCAGCATGGCGGTGTGACAGCAGCAACGCACTCCTCTCTTTTCCCACAGGTCCCCGATTCGGCGGACGCGGTGCTCGACGGGCTCGACCCCGAGCAGCGCGAGGTCGCGACGGCTCTGCACGGGCCGGTGTGCGTGCTGGCAGGCGCCGGCACGGGCAAGACACGTGCGATCACCCACCGCATCGCGTACGGCGTCCGCGCGGGGATACTCCAGCCCGCCAGCGTGCTGGCCGTCACCTTCACCAACCGCGCCGCCGGCGAGATGCGTGGGCGGCTGCGGCAGCTCGGCGCGGGCGGCGTCCAGGCGCGCACGTTCCACTCCGCCGCCCTGCGCCAGCTGCAGTACTTCTGGCCGAAAGTCGTCGGCGGCGAGCTGCCCAGGCTCCTCGAGCGCAAGATCCAGCTGGTCGCCGAGGCCGCTGCCCGCTGCCGCATCCGGCTCGACCGCAATGAGCTGCGCGACGTCACGAGCGAGATCGAGTGGGCCAAGGTCACCCAGACCGTGCCGGCCGACTATCCGGCCGCGGTCGCCAAGTCGCACCGCGACGCCCCGCGCGATCCGGCCGAGATCAGCCAGGTCTACGGGATGTACGAGCAGCTCAAGCGCGACCGCTCGGTGATCGACTTCGAGGATGTGCTGCTGCTCACGGTCGGTATCCTCCAGGACCGGCACGACATCGCCGACCAGATCCGCCGGCAGTACCACCACTTCGTGGTGGACGAGTACCAGGACGTCAGCCCGCTCCAGCAGCGGCTTCTCGACCTGTGGCTCGGCGACCGCGACAGCCTCTGCGTCGTCGGCGACGCCAGCCAGACGATCTACTCGTTCACCGGCGCCACCCCCGACCACCTGCTGAACTTCCGCACCCGCCACCCCGACGCGACCATGGTCAAGCTGGTCCGCGACTACCGCTCCACGCCCCAGGTCGTCCATCTGGCCAACGGTCTGCTCAGCCAGGCCCGCGGCCGGGCTGCAGAACACCGCCTCGAACTGATCTCGCAACGCGAGGCCGGCCCCGAGCCCGCCTACACGGAGTACGCGGACGAGCCGGCCGAGGCCGAGGGCATCGCCCGCCGTATCCGCGACCTCATCGCCGCAGGCGTCCCGGCCGGCGAGATCGCCGTGCTCTACCGGATCAACGCCCAGTCGGAGGTCTACGAGCAGGCGCTGGCCGATGCCGGAGTGCCCTACCAGCTGCGCGGTGCCGAGCGCTTCTTCGACCGGCCCGAGGTACGGGAAGCGGGCGTGGCCCTGCGCGGTGCCGCCCGCGCCGGTGGCAACGACTCGCTGCTCGACGATGCCGAGGACCTGCCCGCTCAGGTCAGGGCAGTGCTCTCCACCAAGGGCTGGACCACCGAGCCACCCGCCGGATCGGGAGCGGTGCGCGACCGCTGGGAGTCCCTGGCGGCGCTGGTCCGCCTCGCCGAGGACTATGTACGGGTCAAGCCGGAGGCGACCCTCGCCGATCTGGTGGCCGAGCTGGACGAGCGCGCCGCCGCCCAGCACGCCCCCACCGTCCAGGGAGTCACTCTCGCCTCGCTCCACTCGGCGAAGGGCCTGGAGTGGGACGCCGTGTTCCTGGTCGGTCTGACCGAGGGCATGATGCCCATCACCTACGCGAAGACGGACGA
This portion of the Streptomyces sp. NBC_01750 genome encodes:
- a CDS encoding dipeptidase, producing MSDTPDSAVRTYINQHSAAFLDDLADWLRIPSVSAQPDHDADVRRSADWLAAKLGETGFPVVEIWPTPGAPAVFAEWPSGDPDAPTVLVYGHHDVQPATREDGWHTDPFEPQIIDGRMYGRGAADDKGQVFFHTLGVRAHLAATGRTAPAVNLKLLIEGEEESGSPNFRALVESAADRLAADAVIVSDTGMWSETTPTVCTGMRGLADCEIVLYGPDQDIHSGSFGGAVPNPATVAARLVAALHDDEEHVTIPGFYDGIAPLTDAERELFAELPFDEASWLKTARSHGTLGEAGYSTLERIWARPTAELNGIGGGYQGPGGKTIIPSSAQLKLTFRLVAGQDPEKVEQAVGDWVAARVPAGIRHEITFAASTRPCLTPLDHPALQSVVRAMSRAFDGRKIRFTREGGSGPAADLQDVLDAPVLFLGISVPSDGWHAPNEKVELDLLLKGVETTAHLWGDLAAALR
- the nudC gene encoding NAD(+) diphosphatase — protein: MSTTSNGTTHRPIGLTAPSGIDREAHHRLDEAWLAAAWSHPSTRVFVVSGGQALIDDTPDGRTELVMTPAFEAPVTETHRYFLGTDEEGARYFALQKDALPGRIDQSARPAGLREAGLLLSQRDAGLLVHAVALENWQRLHRFCSRCGERTVIAAAGHIRRCQACGAEHYPRTDPAVIMLVTDEEDRALLGRQVHWPEGRFSTLAGFVEPGESIEQSVRREVWEEAGVSVGEVEYIASQPWPFPSSLMLGFMARATSSEINVDGEEIHEARWFSREDLRAAFESGEVLPPYGVSIAARLIELWYGKPLPKPGEVA
- a CDS encoding mycoredoxin; amino-acid sequence: MQGSVTMYSTTWCGYCRRLKSQMDREGIAYTEINIEQDPHSAAFVEKANGGNQTVPTVLFADGSTLTNPSLAQVKQKISV
- a CDS encoding ATP-dependent DNA helicase UvrD2 codes for the protein MTAATHSSLFPQVPDSADAVLDGLDPEQREVATALHGPVCVLAGAGTGKTRAITHRIAYGVRAGILQPASVLAVTFTNRAAGEMRGRLRQLGAGGVQARTFHSAALRQLQYFWPKVVGGELPRLLERKIQLVAEAAARCRIRLDRNELRDVTSEIEWAKVTQTVPADYPAAVAKSHRDAPRDPAEISQVYGMYEQLKRDRSVIDFEDVLLLTVGILQDRHDIADQIRRQYHHFVVDEYQDVSPLQQRLLDLWLGDRDSLCVVGDASQTIYSFTGATPDHLLNFRTRHPDATMVKLVRDYRSTPQVVHLANGLLSQARGRAAEHRLELISQREAGPEPAYTEYADEPAEAEGIARRIRDLIAAGVPAGEIAVLYRINAQSEVYEQALADAGVPYQLRGAERFFDRPEVREAGVALRGAARAGGNDSLLDDAEDLPAQVRAVLSTKGWTTEPPAGSGAVRDRWESLAALVRLAEDYVRVKPEATLADLVAELDERAAAQHAPTVQGVTLASLHSAKGLEWDAVFLVGLTEGMMPITYAKTDEQVEEERRLLYVGVTRARLHLSLSWALSRSPGGRASRRPTRFLNGMRPGSAAPGARAAGGAGGIDRGSGGRRKRRGPVLCRVCGKTLTDAGEMKLMRCEDCPSDMDEALYERLREWRSEQAKELGQPAYCVFTDKTLMAIAEAVPGSEGELAGISGVGGRKLERFGVDVLTICAGQEVGGEDEED